The genomic segment TCGTCGATCGGGTACGGGCACCTGACCGTTTAGGATCTCCTCGTCGGAAGATACCGCTATCGATGCGAGGGGATGCCATGTCCCGGCGAACCGGACGCCCGTCCCACCTCACCAAGCCCCCCGCCCAGCAGCAGGGACGGGTCTCCGCCCAGATCGCCGGGGCGGTCGTCGCGACGGTGGTGGTGGCACTTGTCGGCGGCCTGATCGGGTACGTGGTGGGTCGGCCGGACGCGACCGAGCGGACCATCGCGCAGCTGCGCGAGGCGGAGGTCGAGCGGGACGTCGAGCAGATCATCGAGCTGACGGCGATGGCGCGCCGGACGGCCGAGCAGCTCTCGCCGATCCTGACGGCGGTGCGGGAGGCCGCCGACGCCGGCCGCACCCCCGAGCCGGCCCAGGTCGAGCAGTGGCAGCAGACCCTCGGCCAGCTGACCGCCCAGTTCGCCGATCCGCCGTCCGGCACCACCGCGACGAACGTCGCCCGGGGTGGCCTGCGCAGCGCCGTGGACCAGGCCGCCGTCGCGATCGACCTGGTCGCCCTGGCGGCGGCCGGAGACGCCGCCGGTGCCACCGGCCAGGTGGCGCTGGCGGCGCGGCAGGTGGACCTCGCCGTCGTCACCTGGTCGGTGGCGGCGTCCCAGCTCGACCAGATCAACATCGATGCCGGGCAGGGCCACCAGCATGTCTTCCTCGAAACCGGCGGCGAGGCCGAGGGTGCCCTCACCCCGGACGGGGCGGCCGAGGGCACCGGCGGCTGAAGGGGCGCTGCCGCCAGCGGTCCGGAATCGCCGCCGTTGGATCGGCACCGGCCTTCTAGACCGCCGGCGCGAGCGTGTCGGTGGTCCGCACGCCGCGCAGGATCTCCTCGGTGTGGTCGGTGCCGTCGACCTGCCGGATCTGTACGTAGAGGCCGTAGTCGCCGGTCACCGGGGTCAGCAACGCCTCGGTGAACGAGATGGCGGTGCCGCCGCAACCGGTCCACCGTTGCGCCACGACGGTCCAGGAATCCAGGTCGTACCGCCGGACGGGTTCCCGAGCGCACCCCGAGTGGTCGGGCAGGGCCGGCGTGACCTCGGTCAACGCCCTGCTCGCGCCGACGAACACCCCCGGCACGGCGGTGTTCGGGTCCGACCAGGCCGTCAGATCGGTCCCGACCACCAGGCCGGGGGTGCGACCGGCCGGCAGGCGGATCGACTCCGGGTTCCAGCCGGCGTCGCGGATCTGCTTGGCCCAGGCTGCCGGCACCGCCACCGAGAGCCCGCCGGAGGCGTCGACCACCCGCGCCCAGCGGCCCCCGGCAGGCGGCCCGGCGTCCGACGCGGTGCCGGCGAGCACGGCCGCGGCCGTCAGCACCGACACGGCCGCCAGTCGCCAGCCGGGGACGGGCCGCCGGACCGGCCGCGCCGCGGCGGCCAGCGCGGCGGCGTCCAGGGCGGCGGCGAACGCGTCGGCCGACGGCCACCGCCGTTCCGGGTTGGGGTGCAACGCCCGCAGCAGCACCGCGTCCACCGAGGGCGGGATGCCCGGTCGGAGCTTCGTCGGGCGTACCACGGGCTGCGCGGCGGCGGCCGCGACGGCCTGGACCGACGCGGGCAGGCTGGGCGGTCGCCCGGTGAGCATGTGGTACGCCAGCGCACCGAGGGCGTAGACGTCCGCGCGCGCGTCCAGACCGGCACCGAGCCGAGCCTGTTCCGGTGCCATGTAACCCGGTGATCCGGCGATGATGGTGAAGCCGGAGGCGTGCGCGAGGGCTTTCGCCAGACCCAGGTCGCCGATGACCGCCCGTTCGTCCCCGCCGGTTCCAGCGAAGAGCACATTGGACGGTTTGAGGTCGCGGTGGATGATGCCGAGATCGTGCAGGACGGCGACGCCGCGCGCGAGTTCCGCCGCGGTGCGCAGCGCGTGCGCGACCGACAGCGGCCCGGTGCCGAGCCGTTCGGCGAGGGTGCCGCCGGTCGCGTACGTCATCACCAGGTAGGGTCGCCCATCCGCGAGCTCACCCACGTCGAGGACGCGGACCAGTCGATCCGACTCGGCACGGCGCAGGATGCGCGCCTCCTCGGTGAACCGGGTCCGGACGTCGAGCTGGTGGGTCCAGTTGTCGGCGAGCACCTTCACCGCTACCGAGGTCTGCAGGGCCTCGTCGTCGGCGAGCCACACGGTGGCGAAGGCGCCCGAACCGAGGCGGCGACGGACCCGATACCGTCCTATTCGTTCGGGCACCGACACCGCCGTACTATAGACCGCCGTCACCAGTGCCAACCTGTTCGCGGCGGTCGGGGAGCTGGGCACACTGTGGCATACGACGCTGAGACCGAGGCACTGGCGCGACAGGCCGCGACCGGCGACGCCGCCGCGCTCGACGCGCTGCTGGCGCGGATCGCACCGGATGTGCTGCGCCAGTGCGGGCGGTTCCTGCCCTGCCTCCAGGATGCCGAGGAAGCGTGCCAGGACGCGTTGCTGCAGGTGGCGCGCCGCATCACCCGGTTCGAGGGCCGGTCCAGGTTCTCGACCTGGCTGCATGTCGTGGTGGCCAACTGTGCCCGGCAGACGTACCGCTCGCTGAAGCGGCGCTCGGTCGAACGATCGGAGGCCGAACTGCTGACCAGCCGCCCCGATCCGCGGACCACGAGCGTGATAGCCGGTTCCCGGCTGGACCTGCTGGACGCGCTGGAACGGCTGGAGGCCCACCGGCCGGGTCTGGTGGCGCCCTTCGTCCTGCGGGACCTGTGCCAGCTCGCCTACGACGAGATCGCCGAGCAGCTCGGGATCCCGGTCGGCACCGCCAAGGCGCAGGTCCACCGGGCCCGACAGCAGGTCCGCGGCTGGCTGGAAGGGGTCTGACGAGGTCGCTTCGGCGCTTCCGGTTGCGGCGGCCCGACTGGGCCGCCGCAACCGGGACGACACGATCCGGTTGTCGGAACGGTCAGCAGGTCAGCACCGTTGCCATTCGAGGTTGAAGAGGGTGTCGACGTCGCCCTCGGTCGTCGTCATCGACATGCTGGCCCGCTCGCCCGAGGAGCCGGCGTCCACCCGCAGCTCGGTGTTGATGTTCAGCACCCGCTGCTGGCCGCAGGGCACGTAGACCAGCACCGGCGCGGCATCGAGGGTGGCCCAGAAGCCGTTGTACGGGCCGCCGAACGTCTCCTCGGTCCGGCTGTTGTCGGAGGAGCCCTGCCAGTAGTAGTTGGTGCGCTGCCGACCGGTCGCGCCGGCGGGGACCCGGGCCCGGCCCCGGTAGTCGGCCGCGGCGACCGCGAAGGTCCAGCCAGCCGGCACCTTGACGAGCACGCCGAGCTGACAGTTCTTCCGGCTGGACGTCACGTCGACGCCGTTGCCGGCGGTGGCGACGAAGTCGTAGTACCGGACCCGGAAGCCGGTCTTGTCGGGGTACGCGGCCACCCTGGCCGTGCCGGGCGAGCAGCCCGAGCCGTTGGCGGCCACCACCTCGACGGTGATCTCGTCCGGGGCAGACATCAGGTCGGCGGACCCGGCGGGGACCGCGTGGGCGGGCGCGGACAGGGACAGCGCGAGAACCGTGCCGAGTACGGCGAGGACCCCGTGTCTCGTACCGATGAGCCTTTTCGTCATTCCGTTCTCCTTTGCTGCGGCAGATATCGACCGGATACGACACGTGCTTACGTCGCCGAGCAGCCCGCCGAGGCTCTTCGCGCGCAGGCCCAAATGAGAGGTCACGAGAGATTGGCCGGCCGCCCATGTGGCGTCCTGCGAGAGCAGGATATCGACGCTAAAGG from the Solwaraspora sp. WMMD1047 genome contains:
- a CDS encoding serine/threonine-protein kinase is translated as MSVPERIGRYRVRRRLGSGAFATVWLADDEALQTSVAVKVLADNWTHQLDVRTRFTEEARILRRAESDRLVRVLDVGELADGRPYLVMTYATGGTLAERLGTGPLSVAHALRTAAELARGVAVLHDLGIIHRDLKPSNVLFAGTGGDERAVIGDLGLAKALAHASGFTIIAGSPGYMAPEQARLGAGLDARADVYALGALAYHMLTGRPPSLPASVQAVAAAAAQPVVRPTKLRPGIPPSVDAVLLRALHPNPERRWPSADAFAAALDAAALAAAARPVRRPVPGWRLAAVSVLTAAAVLAGTASDAGPPAGGRWARVVDASGGLSVAVPAAWAKQIRDAGWNPESIRLPAGRTPGLVVGTDLTAWSDPNTAVPGVFVGASRALTEVTPALPDHSGCAREPVRRYDLDSWTVVAQRWTGCGGTAISFTEALLTPVTGDYGLYVQIRQVDGTDHTEEILRGVRTTDTLAPAV
- a CDS encoding sigma-70 family RNA polymerase sigma factor, whose product is MAYDAETEALARQAATGDAAALDALLARIAPDVLRQCGRFLPCLQDAEEACQDALLQVARRITRFEGRSRFSTWLHVVVANCARQTYRSLKRRSVERSEAELLTSRPDPRTTSVIAGSRLDLLDALERLEAHRPGLVAPFVLRDLCQLAYDEIAEQLGIPVGTAKAQVHRARQQVRGWLEGV
- a CDS encoding DUF4360 domain-containing protein; amino-acid sequence: MTKRLIGTRHGVLAVLGTVLALSLSAPAHAVPAGSADLMSAPDEITVEVVAANGSGCSPGTARVAAYPDKTGFRVRYYDFVATAGNGVDVTSSRKNCQLGVLVKVPAGWTFAVAAADYRGRARVPAGATGRQRTNYYWQGSSDNSRTEETFGGPYNGFWATLDAAPVLVYVPCGQQRVLNINTELRVDAGSSGERASMSMTTTEGDVDTLFNLEWQRC